One window of Desulfovibrio subterraneus genomic DNA carries:
- the galU gene encoding UTP--glucose-1-phosphate uridylyltransferase GalU: MNIRKVVIPVAGWGTRSLPATKNIPKEMLPVYNKPAVQYVVEEAIRSGMSDTVFVTNRDKKIIEDHFDHNLQLEGVLERAGKTAMLQTIREVASMVNIISIRQKQQLGLGHAVLCAKHVISEEAFGVMVGDDLMFGMEPGLKQLLDVAVAERLPVVGVMEVEPDKVSRYGIVSGEEIAPGTYRVTDLVEKPAVNKAPSRLAIVGRYILTQDIFPALENTPPGAGGEIQLTDALKTLAHGRGLLAVKIRGMRFDVGDWAEYLTANIYFALQDEEIRDDLVKQLKPLLPWNC; the protein is encoded by the coding sequence ATGAATATTCGCAAAGTCGTGATTCCTGTTGCAGGCTGGGGAACCCGTTCGCTTCCTGCCACCAAGAATATCCCCAAGGAAATGTTGCCCGTCTACAACAAACCTGCGGTGCAGTATGTCGTTGAAGAAGCTATCCGCTCCGGTATGAGTGATACGGTCTTTGTCACCAACCGTGACAAGAAGATCATTGAGGATCATTTTGATCACAACCTGCAGCTTGAAGGGGTGCTGGAGCGGGCAGGAAAAACAGCCATGTTGCAGACCATCCGCGAAGTGGCAAGCATGGTGAACATTATTTCCATCCGTCAGAAGCAGCAGCTCGGACTTGGGCATGCGGTGTTGTGCGCAAAGCATGTCATAAGCGAAGAGGCATTCGGCGTCATGGTGGGTGATGACCTCATGTTCGGCATGGAACCGGGACTCAAGCAGTTGCTGGACGTTGCCGTTGCCGAACGGTTGCCCGTGGTTGGCGTTATGGAGGTTGAGCCGGACAAGGTCAGCCGCTACGGTATCGTATCGGGAGAGGAAATCGCTCCGGGAACGTACCGTGTTACCGATCTCGTTGAAAAGCCCGCAGTCAACAAGGCGCCTTCACGTCTGGCGATAGTTGGACGCTACATCCTGACGCAGGATATCTTCCCCGCTCTCGAAAATACTCCTCCCGGTGCCGGAGGCGAGATTCAGCTTACCGATGCTCTGAAGACACTTGCCCACGGCAGGGGACTGCTTGCCGTCAAGATCCGGGGCATGCGTTTTGACGTGGGAGATTGGGCTGAGTACCTTACGGCCAATATCTATTTCGCCCTGCAGGATGAAGAAATACGGGATGATCTGGTGAAACAGCTTAAACCGCTCCTGCCTTGGAATTGTTGA
- the glmM gene encoding phosphoglucosamine mutase, translating to MGKRLFGTDGLRGQVNVYPMVPDIALRLGLAAGTFFRNGKKRHRVVIGKDTRLSGYIFETALTSGLCAAGMDVFLVGPLPTPAIAFLTRNMRADLGVVISASHNPFMDNGIKFFDRQGFKLPDESEDAITDMVLNMDHQWDYPAPERVGRAYRIEDAPGRYIVYLKNSFPSHLTLDGMRIVLDCAHGANYRVAPLALEELGADVIKIGVSPDGVNINQQCGSLYPGVAAEKVVEHRADIGLALDGDADRLIVVDEKGQVLDGDQIMAICAQDMMERGVLPNNTLVSTVMSNMALEVFMKERGGNLLRTSVGDRYVVEAMRREGAAMGGEQSGHLIFMNYGTTGDGLLAALQLLRIMKEREKPLSELAGLLQLFPQELINVHVRRKIPFEQSPELMAAKAKVEKELGDRGRVLLRYSGTEAVCRVMVEGEHPEQVSRLASYLAEAVQANLK from the coding sequence ATGGGAAAACGGCTGTTTGGTACTGACGGACTGCGCGGTCAGGTAAATGTGTATCCGATGGTTCCCGATATCGCCCTGCGTCTGGGCCTTGCTGCGGGTACCTTTTTTCGCAATGGAAAAAAGCGTCACCGTGTGGTGATAGGCAAGGATACCCGCCTTTCCGGATATATTTTTGAAACGGCTCTCACCTCCGGTCTTTGCGCCGCAGGTATGGATGTTTTTCTCGTGGGCCCGCTGCCCACCCCCGCCATTGCCTTTCTTACCCGCAACATGCGGGCGGACCTTGGCGTTGTCATTTCCGCATCGCACAATCCCTTCATGGATAACGGTATAAAGTTTTTCGACAGGCAGGGCTTCAAACTGCCCGACGAGTCGGAAGACGCCATTACCGATATGGTCCTCAACATGGATCACCAGTGGGATTATCCTGCACCGGAGCGGGTAGGGCGCGCCTATCGTATCGAAGATGCCCCCGGCCGCTATATCGTGTACCTGAAGAACAGCTTCCCCAGCCATCTCACGCTGGACGGTATGCGTATCGTGCTCGACTGTGCACATGGTGCAAACTACCGTGTGGCACCTCTTGCCCTTGAAGAATTGGGCGCGGATGTCATCAAGATAGGTGTTTCTCCTGACGGCGTGAACATCAATCAGCAATGCGGTTCGCTGTATCCGGGTGTTGCCGCCGAGAAGGTTGTGGAACACCGGGCCGACATCGGACTTGCGCTGGACGGCGATGCCGACCGCCTCATTGTGGTGGACGAAAAGGGCCAGGTGCTTGATGGCGACCAGATCATGGCCATCTGCGCGCAGGATATGATGGAGCGAGGTGTGCTGCCTAATAACACGCTGGTTTCCACAGTCATGAGCAACATGGCTCTTGAAGTCTTCATGAAGGAACGCGGCGGCAACCTGCTGCGTACCTCGGTGGGTGACCGGTACGTGGTGGAAGCTATGCGCCGTGAAGGTGCGGCCATGGGCGGCGAACAGTCCGGCCACCTCATCTTCATGAATTATGGAACCACAGGCGACGGCCTGCTTGCGGCTCTGCAGCTTTTGCGTATCATGAAGGAAAGGGAAAAGCCTCTTTCCGAGCTTGCCGGCTTGCTGCAGCTGTTCCCGCAGGAGTTGATCAACGTGCACGTGCGCAGGAAAATTCCCTTTGAACAGAGTCCCGAACTCATGGCTGCCAAAGCCAAGGTGGAAAAGGAGCTGGGCGACAGGGGACGTGTGCTGTTGAGATATTCCGGAACAGAAGCAGTGTGTCGCGTCATGGTGGAAGGCGAGCATCCTGAACAGGTTAGCCGTCTTGCTTCCTATCTGGCAGAGGCTGTACAGGCGAACTTGAAGTAG
- a CDS encoding CdaR family protein: MRGNWQYFLLALLMSCTLWYMVSGREEVEAWATLRIEMKGMPSNLVIMNGLEPTVDVRVRAPKGLLRGLNERNLAYSLDLSALTPGLNVMNILPEHVPLGNAYEVVEMRPSRLALNVDAIEVREVPVRIQLAGALPPDIRVSRSTASPEAVNLRGASTLLAKVKQVDVIATVPEVTEAGVVEVTGVVDPPDGLEANPPQVKVGMLLGIKTVSKTVTRNVEINAPDWVKVSVKSRKVNLRLEVPESKSRKEGLFDEVRVELVVPESLEPGAHTLPYRLYLPEGVWLKSAEPSTLTVTIGTR, encoded by the coding sequence ATGCGCGGAAACTGGCAATATTTCCTGCTTGCTCTGCTTATGTCATGTACCCTGTGGTACATGGTCTCCGGCCGTGAAGAAGTGGAAGCATGGGCCACCTTGCGCATCGAGATGAAGGGTATGCCCTCCAATCTGGTCATCATGAACGGCCTTGAGCCGACTGTTGACGTGCGCGTGCGTGCCCCCAAGGGCCTGCTGAGAGGGCTCAATGAACGCAACCTTGCTTATTCGCTCGATCTTTCTGCCCTGACTCCGGGGCTGAACGTCATGAATATTCTTCCCGAGCATGTGCCTCTCGGCAACGCCTATGAGGTGGTCGAGATGCGTCCTTCAAGGCTGGCGCTGAACGTGGATGCCATTGAGGTGCGCGAGGTTCCGGTCCGCATTCAACTTGCGGGCGCACTCCCTCCGGATATCCGCGTGTCGCGGTCCACAGCATCACCTGAAGCTGTCAATCTTCGCGGCGCGTCGACGCTGCTGGCAAAGGTGAAGCAGGTGGACGTGATAGCCACTGTGCCGGAAGTGACCGAGGCAGGCGTGGTGGAAGTGACGGGTGTAGTTGACCCGCCGGACGGACTGGAGGCGAATCCTCCTCAGGTCAAGGTGGGTATGCTGCTCGGCATCAAGACAGTTTCCAAGACGGTTACCCGGAATGTGGAAATCAATGCACCGGACTGGGTGAAGGTGAGTGTCAAGTCGCGCAAGGTCAATCTGCGCCTTGAAGTGCCGGAATCCAAAAGCCGTAAAGAAGGCTTGTTTGACGAGGTGAGGGTGGAATTGGTCGTTCCGGAATCGCTTGAACCCGGGGCGCACACGCTTCCGTATCGGCTGTATCTGCCGGAAGGGGTCTGGCTCAAGTCTGCCGAGCCGAGCACCCTTACCGTGACAATTGGCACCAGATAG
- the cdaA gene encoding diadenylate cyclase CdaA — translation MLQIGDISVGWRDIVDIGLVTLLFYRIILMVKGTRAVSAIYGLLLVLVVYFVSEEVGLYTLHWLLANFLSSIFLVIIVLFQRDIRRALTEMGARGFWRKKVVEDDLLNEVVGAVLSMAQRRVGALVVLERNVPLGDTVERGIPLEAKVTKELLISIFQTSTPLHDGAVVVRGGRLAAAGCILPLAVSPQDRPEYGTRHRAAMGITEESDAVAVVVSEERGAVTVSIGGKLTTALDATRLKRVLRNALER, via the coding sequence ATGCTGCAGATTGGCGATATAAGTGTAGGCTGGCGCGATATAGTAGATATCGGGCTGGTCACCCTGCTTTTCTATCGGATAATTCTGATGGTCAAAGGCACGCGCGCCGTCTCGGCCATTTACGGGCTCCTGCTCGTTCTTGTGGTCTATTTCGTCTCCGAAGAAGTGGGTTTGTATACCCTGCACTGGCTGCTCGCCAACTTCCTCAGTTCCATATTCCTCGTCATCATTGTGCTCTTTCAGCGCGACATACGCAGGGCGCTCACCGAAATGGGGGCGCGCGGTTTCTGGCGCAAGAAGGTGGTTGAAGACGACCTGCTCAACGAGGTTGTCGGCGCGGTGCTCAGCATGGCCCAGCGACGTGTGGGCGCGCTGGTGGTTCTTGAGCGGAACGTGCCGCTTGGCGATACCGTTGAGCGGGGCATTCCGCTTGAAGCCAAGGTGACCAAGGAACTGCTCATTTCCATTTTTCAGACATCCACTCCGCTGCATGACGGAGCCGTGGTGGTCCGTGGTGGCAGGCTTGCCGCGGCAGGGTGCATTCTGCCCCTTGCCGTTTCGCCGCAGGACCGTCCCGAATACGGCACGCGCCACCGTGCCGCCATGGGCATAACCGAAGAGAGTGATGCCGTGGCTGTTGTGGTATCGGAAGAGCGCGGGGCGGTTACCGTGTCCATCGGCGGCAAGCTGACAACGGCGCTGGACGCCACGAGACTCAAGCGCGTGCTGCGCAATGCTCTGGAGCGATGA
- the folP gene encoding dihydropteroate synthase: MLSPVEWKIRGGRSLGPAPFLVFGIVNVTPDSFHDGGQYMQLDQALAHGRMQAEAGAHVLDIGGESSRPFAAPVSLEEEKERVVPVVEGLRDLHCVNGMPWALSVDTYKAGTAAAVLEAGAQIINDISAFAFDPALLDVVAQYKPGYILMHSLGRPTEMQKAPEYGNVVEEILDFFEKKLKELTTAGVPEDRIMLDPGVGFGKTLEHNLAILRGMDRFASLGLPLMAGISNKSMFGMLCNAPAGQRQNATQAATAILAARGVFAHRVHDVAMTVQTLQVAQALAM; the protein is encoded by the coding sequence ATGCTCTCCCCGGTAGAATGGAAAATCAGAGGGGGCAGGTCGTTAGGCCCTGCCCCCTTTCTCGTATTCGGCATCGTGAATGTGACCCCCGACTCTTTTCATGACGGGGGGCAGTACATGCAGCTCGATCAGGCTCTCGCCCATGGCCGGATGCAGGCGGAAGCCGGAGCGCATGTTCTGGATATCGGCGGAGAGTCCTCCCGTCCTTTTGCTGCCCCTGTGTCTCTGGAAGAGGAGAAGGAGAGGGTGGTACCGGTCGTTGAAGGGCTTCGTGATCTGCACTGTGTCAACGGTATGCCGTGGGCGCTGTCCGTAGACACCTACAAGGCTGGCACTGCAGCCGCCGTGCTTGAGGCCGGAGCACAGATCATAAACGATATTTCCGCATTTGCCTTTGACCCGGCTCTGCTTGACGTGGTTGCGCAATACAAGCCCGGTTACATTCTCATGCACAGCCTTGGCAGACCCACCGAGATGCAGAAGGCTCCTGAATATGGAAATGTGGTTGAGGAAATTCTGGACTTTTTCGAGAAAAAACTGAAAGAATTAACCACAGCGGGCGTACCGGAAGACAGAATAATGCTTGACCCCGGCGTGGGGTTCGGCAAGACGCTGGAACACAACCTCGCAATTTTGCGGGGTATGGACAGATTCGCTTCGCTCGGTCTGCCTCTTATGGCAGGAATATCCAATAAATCCATGTTTGGCATGTTGTGCAATGCTCCTGCGGGGCAACGGCAGAATGCCACTCAGGCTGCCACAGCCATTCTGGCCGCTCGCGGCGTGTTTGCCCACAGGGTGCACGACGTGGCTATGACGGTGCAGACCCTGCAGGTGGCGCAGGCTTTGGCAATGTAA
- the ftsH gene encoding ATP-dependent zinc metalloprotease FtsH — protein sequence MNQFSRNLVLWAVISVLMVVLFNLFSQPQTPQGKVSYSEFLQMVDGGQLAEVDIQGQKLSAKQQDGSTIVTFAPEDPQLVERLLSHGVRVNAQPQEDAPWYMTLLVSWFPMLLLIGVWVFFMRQMQGGGGKAMSFGRSRARLISQEQTRVTFDDVAGVDEAKEELTEVVDFLSNPKKFTRLGGRIPKGVLLVGPPGTGKTLLARAVAGEAGVPFFSISGSDFVEMFVGVGASRVRDLFVQGKKNAPCLIFIDEIDAVGRQRGAGLGGGHDEREQTLNQLLVEMDGFESNEGVILIAATNRPDVLDPALLRPGRFDRQVVVPTPDLKGRKHILEVHAKRTPLAKDVNMEVLAKGTPGFSGADLENLVNEAALQAAKNNKDQVNMYDFEMAKDKLLMGKERRSLVMSDHEKRVTAYHEGGHALTAILLPETDPVHKVSIIPRGRALGVTMQLPEGDRHGYSRTYLENSLIVFLGGRVAEELIFNEITTGAGNDIERATKMARKMVCEWGMSDAIGPMNIGEQGEEVFIGREWAHSRNYSEETARLVDAEVKRIMEDARLHARKLLEENIDALHKIADALLERETISGADIDLLMAGKELPPAEVVAAPVAPEPERDSLAKAAATYRETQASGSRPVASPAAEREKTSGGDFTLEEESPQDKGNSEDGEKR from the coding sequence TTGAATCAGTTTTCACGGAATTTGGTATTGTGGGCCGTCATCTCCGTCTTAATGGTGGTCCTGTTCAATCTCTTCAGTCAGCCGCAGACCCCGCAGGGTAAGGTAAGTTATTCCGAATTCCTGCAAATGGTCGATGGCGGTCAGCTGGCAGAGGTTGACATACAGGGGCAGAAGCTTTCGGCCAAGCAGCAGGATGGTTCCACCATCGTGACATTTGCTCCCGAAGATCCTCAGCTGGTCGAACGTCTTCTTTCGCACGGTGTTCGCGTGAACGCCCAGCCGCAGGAAGATGCTCCCTGGTACATGACCCTGCTCGTATCGTGGTTCCCCATGCTGCTGCTTATCGGCGTGTGGGTGTTCTTCATGCGACAGATGCAGGGCGGGGGCGGGAAGGCCATGTCCTTCGGTCGTTCCCGTGCGCGTCTTATCTCGCAGGAGCAGACCCGCGTCACCTTTGATGATGTGGCAGGCGTGGATGAAGCCAAGGAAGAACTCACCGAAGTGGTCGATTTCCTCTCCAATCCCAAAAAATTTACCCGTCTTGGCGGCCGCATTCCCAAGGGCGTTCTGCTCGTGGGACCTCCCGGTACCGGCAAGACTCTGCTGGCCCGCGCTGTTGCGGGTGAGGCCGGAGTGCCTTTCTTCTCCATCTCCGGTTCCGACTTCGTGGAAATGTTTGTCGGCGTCGGTGCCTCCCGAGTGCGCGACCTGTTCGTGCAGGGCAAGAAGAATGCTCCCTGTCTTATCTTCATTGACGAAATCGATGCCGTGGGCCGTCAGCGCGGTGCCGGTCTCGGCGGTGGTCATGACGAACGTGAGCAGACGCTGAACCAGCTGCTGGTGGAAATGGACGGCTTCGAATCCAACGAAGGCGTCATTCTCATCGCCGCAACCAACCGTCCCGACGTTCTGGACCCTGCATTGCTGCGCCCCGGCCGTTTTGACCGTCAGGTGGTGGTTCCCACCCCCGACCTGAAGGGCCGCAAGCATATTCTGGAAGTGCATGCCAAGCGTACCCCCCTTGCCAAGGACGTGAACATGGAAGTTCTGGCAAAGGGCACCCCCGGTTTCTCCGGTGCCGACCTTGAAAACCTTGTGAACGAAGCTGCCCTGCAGGCCGCCAAGAACAACAAGGATCAGGTCAACATGTATGACTTTGAAATGGCCAAGGACAAGCTCCTCATGGGTAAGGAACGCCGCAGCCTCGTGATGAGTGATCACGAAAAGCGCGTTACCGCATATCATGAAGGCGGTCATGCCCTTACTGCCATTCTGCTTCCGGAAACCGATCCCGTGCACAAGGTATCCATCATTCCCAGAGGTCGTGCTCTCGGCGTAACCATGCAGCTGCCTGAAGGCGACCGCCATGGCTACTCCCGCACCTATCTGGAAAACAGCCTTATCGTGTTCCTCGGTGGTCGCGTGGCTGAAGAACTTATCTTCAACGAAATCACCACCGGTGCCGGCAACGATATCGAGCGCGCCACCAAGATGGCCCGCAAGATGGTGTGTGAATGGGGTATGTCCGATGCCATCGGTCCCATGAACATCGGCGAACAGGGCGAAGAAGTATTCATCGGCCGCGAATGGGCGCATTCCCGCAACTACAGCGAGGAAACCGCACGTCTGGTGGACGCTGAAGTGAAGCGGATAATGGAAGATGCGCGTCTGCATGCCCGCAAGCTGCTCGAAGAAAACATCGATGCGCTGCACAAGATTGCCGATGCCCTGCTTGAGCGTGAAACCATCAGCGGTGCAGATATTGATCTGCTTATGGCCGGAAAGGAACTTCCGCCTGCCGAGGTGGTAGCTGCTCCTGTCGCTCCGGAGCCGGAACGCGACAGCTTAGCCAAGGCTGCCGCTACATACCGCGAGACGCAGGCTTCCGGTTCCCGTCCTGTTGCTTCTCCGGCGGCTGAACGTGAAAAGACTTCCGGCGGCGACTTCACCCTTGAAGAAGAGTCACCGCAGGACAAGGGCAACAGCGAGGACGGAGAAAAGCGTTGA
- a CDS encoding sensor histidine kinase: MADEDIKSKDREESLIEIILGSSHEFSLPSQIFNAITFSGILTSLLIFCADTFLGQARRENNFAFGLSVTVAYFWLYGKSRETGDYRDYTIYYVLLELAILLQSWFMYCGVAGVAPLIALHFIVTVSLILEGWRKYSLMAFIILVVTGLFCTELALPDIARHYADPRNHLINIFIYFILIGCGIVVCVMLVMQNHKMQYERINQFNQSLDQSKQDLEMVILEQKEDRRTIQKTLEEKELLLREIHHRVKNNLQVISSMLLLQQNKLQNQETLEAFNTAGSRVQSIALVHELLYQSDTIAHIDFQTYAEKLVQYLSDMYRRDQRVKIEIKADNVVLSVEDAIACGLVVTELVSNSLKYAFPGRSSGTVGIHLKDVDGQRYELWIYDNGVGFKGEVDWDKSATLGLLLVRELVEGQLEGNIQLERKAGAFWKITWSTPECESQREQDDE, from the coding sequence TTGGCTGACGAAGACATCAAGTCCAAAGACAGGGAAGAGAGTCTCATAGAGATCATACTGGGCTCTTCTCACGAATTTTCTCTGCCCAGCCAGATCTTCAATGCCATCACCTTTTCCGGCATTCTCACTTCGCTCCTGATCTTCTGCGCAGATACCTTTCTCGGGCAGGCAAGGCGTGAAAACAATTTTGCCTTCGGCCTTTCTGTCACGGTTGCCTATTTCTGGCTTTACGGAAAATCACGGGAAACCGGGGACTACAGGGACTATACCATTTATTATGTCCTGCTGGAACTGGCCATTCTGCTGCAGTCATGGTTCATGTATTGCGGCGTGGCCGGAGTGGCTCCCCTTATTGCGCTGCATTTCATAGTCACCGTATCGCTGATTCTCGAAGGGTGGCGCAAATACTCCCTCATGGCCTTCATCATACTGGTCGTCACTGGCCTCTTCTGCACAGAGCTCGCCCTGCCCGACATTGCGCGCCATTATGCCGATCCCAGAAACCACCTCATCAACATCTTCATCTACTTCATCCTCATCGGCTGCGGCATTGTTGTCTGCGTCATGCTCGTCATGCAGAACCACAAAATGCAATATGAAAGGATCAACCAGTTCAACCAGTCCCTTGACCAGTCAAAACAAGACCTCGAAATGGTTATTCTGGAGCAGAAAGAAGATCGCAGGACAATTCAGAAAACTCTTGAAGAAAAAGAGCTGCTGCTCAGAGAAATTCACCACAGGGTCAAAAACAACCTGCAGGTTATCTCCAGCATGCTGCTTTTGCAGCAGAACAAGCTGCAGAATCAGGAAACTCTGGAGGCTTTCAATACCGCAGGCAGCAGGGTGCAATCCATTGCGCTGGTTCACGAGCTGCTCTACCAGTCGGATACCATTGCCCACATCGACTTTCAGACCTATGCGGAAAAGCTGGTGCAATATCTTTCCGACATGTACCGCCGCGACCAGAGGGTGAAAATCGAGATAAAGGCGGACAATGTCGTCCTTTCAGTGGAAGACGCCATCGCGTGCGGCCTTGTCGTAACAGAACTGGTATCGAACAGCCTGAAATACGCTTTTCCAGGCCGCTCGTCCGGCACGGTCGGCATACATCTCAAAGATGTTGACGGCCAACGGTACGAACTGTGGATTTATGATAACGGCGTCGGTTTCAAGGGCGAGGTGGATTGGGACAAATCCGCCACACTGGGACTTCTCTTAGTGCGCGAGCTCGTAGAAGGACAACTTGAAGGCAATATACAATTAGAAAGAAAAGCCGGAGCGTTCTGGAAAATCACCTGGAGCACACCGGAATGCGAAAGCCAGAGAGAACAGGACGATGAGTAA
- a CDS encoding response regulator, which yields MSNCNILIVEDERLVALSIREILQSEGYTVCGIARSTKNAMEVLAGCSPDLALMDIKIKGNPDGIDLAIKLRTEFGIPSVFLTAYSDNSLLDRAKSAEPLGYILKPFKQSDILSAVKIALHKSAEEKKRDQKSREMEKTVEAHTEKLGKEVATREMAERELQQKSDHLQDANKALTSLLEARDAEKRALEESILVNIKKYVVPYVEMIKSQTSDTGVLETVNFLEDALQKAVSPASKTLFAKYLDLTPQESRIADLIRQGKKTKDIADILNLAPSSISTHRYSIRRKLGLLNSSTNLETFLNADNGES from the coding sequence ATGAGTAATTGCAACATACTGATTGTTGAAGACGAACGACTGGTGGCACTTTCCATACGGGAAATTCTCCAGTCTGAAGGCTATACGGTATGCGGAATTGCCCGCTCCACAAAAAACGCCATGGAGGTGCTTGCCGGATGCTCGCCGGATCTGGCCCTGATGGACATCAAGATCAAGGGCAACCCGGACGGCATTGACCTTGCCATCAAACTCCGAACCGAGTTCGGAATTCCTTCCGTCTTCCTGACCGCCTATTCCGATAATTCCCTGCTTGACCGGGCCAAGTCGGCCGAGCCGCTCGGCTACATACTCAAGCCGTTCAAACAGAGCGACATCCTTTCCGCCGTCAAGATAGCGCTGCACAAATCGGCGGAAGAGAAAAAGCGCGATCAGAAAAGCCGTGAGATGGAAAAGACGGTGGAGGCACACACCGAGAAACTCGGGAAGGAAGTGGCCACCCGTGAAATGGCGGAAAGAGAGCTGCAGCAGAAATCAGACCACCTGCAGGATGCCAACAAGGCCCTGACTAGCCTGCTTGAAGCCAGAGATGCGGAAAAGCGTGCTCTTGAAGAATCCATCCTCGTGAACATCAAGAAGTACGTTGTCCCGTATGTGGAAATGATAAAAAGCCAGACATCCGATACTGGTGTGCTGGAAACGGTCAACTTTCTGGAAGATGCTCTGCAGAAGGCGGTTTCTCCCGCCTCTAAAACCCTGTTTGCCAAGTATCTGGACCTTACCCCGCAGGAGTCGCGCATTGCCGACCTCATACGGCAGGGCAAGAAGACCAAAGACATAGCCGACATTCTGAACCTTGCCCCGAGCTCTATCTCCACCCACCGCTACAGCATCCGGCGTAAGCTCGGACTGCTGAATTCCAGCACCAATCTGGAAACATTTCTCAACGCCGATAATGGCGAATCCTAA
- a CDS encoding TRAP transporter substrate-binding protein, giving the protein MNGIMKRTTTCIIALAMLFGSIVTANAYDGPKLKFRLAHTTPPGNHITLAYQKFADLVKEKSEGKIQVQVFPNAVLGSDRVLIEGAQRGSLEMAVSSTPNMANFAPDYQVFDLPYITSPKFQQNLYKALDSGDLGKYFDKVAHGIGLENIMWAEYGYRNFCAVSKEITNAKSLEGLKVRTTASPVEVDVAKALGMSPTPIAWGEVYTALQQGTIDSEGNTFPHLYGAKHNEVLRYAMYSYHNYGMQLGVANKKWWDSLDPKTQQVIREAAAEAVQYQRDVLYPENEKSAYEGFVKSGIKVHTLTDAEMDELKKLTRPVWDNYLNKLAPELVQMVQDTQK; this is encoded by the coding sequence ATGAACGGAATCATGAAGAGGACGACAACTTGTATCATCGCACTTGCGATGCTGTTCGGTAGCATTGTTACCGCAAACGCCTACGATGGCCCCAAGCTCAAATTCCGTCTTGCACACACCACCCCTCCCGGCAACCACATCACTTTGGCGTACCAGAAGTTCGCTGACCTGGTGAAGGAAAAGTCCGAAGGCAAGATTCAGGTGCAGGTATTCCCGAACGCAGTTCTTGGCAGTGACCGCGTTCTGATCGAAGGCGCACAGCGCGGCTCTCTTGAGATGGCTGTGAGTTCCACCCCCAACATGGCCAACTTTGCTCCCGACTATCAGGTATTCGACCTGCCCTACATCACCAGCCCCAAGTTCCAGCAGAACCTGTACAAGGCTCTGGACAGCGGCGATCTGGGCAAATACTTCGACAAGGTTGCCCACGGCATCGGCCTTGAGAACATCATGTGGGCCGAATACGGCTACCGTAACTTCTGCGCCGTAAGCAAAGAAATCACCAACGCCAAGAGCCTTGAAGGTCTGAAGGTCCGCACCACCGCTTCCCCCGTTGAAGTGGACGTTGCCAAGGCACTGGGCATGAGCCCCACCCCCATCGCCTGGGGCGAAGTATACACCGCCCTGCAGCAGGGAACCATCGACTCCGAAGGCAACACCTTCCCCCACCTCTACGGCGCAAAGCACAACGAGGTTCTGCGCTACGCCATGTACTCTTACCACAACTACGGCATGCAGCTCGGCGTTGCCAACAAGAAGTGGTGGGACAGCCTTGACCCCAAGACCCAGCAGGTCATCCGTGAAGCCGCTGCCGAAGCCGTGCAGTACCAGCGTGATGTGCTCTACCCCGAAAACGAAAAGAGCGCCTACGAAGGCTTTGTGAAGAGCGGCATCAAGGTGCACACCCTGACCGACGCCGAAATGGATGAACTCAAGAAGCTCACCCGTCCTGTTTGGGACAACTACCTGAACAAGCTTGCTCCTGAACTCGTACAGATGGTTCAGGACACCCAGAAATAA